A single region of the Nocardioides aquaticus genome encodes:
- a CDS encoding DUF6350 family protein, which produces MTSLLPTPVRPGRPGGGDARATPAGAAPRPGRPLVAVAALGGLAAALAPLVVCLGIGVVGWFASDAGAHGTPRDGLRVGALGWLAAHGSGVRVDGVTLTALPLGLTLLCALVAWRFALRVGEALAGHGPDADRIGDGERDWTVGAAVAVLTASYAVVLTVVHTLAATPATAPSLPAALRWTLVLGLVVVLPAVAVGSGRAAIWLAALPGVVREVADLARRIVVAWSLAALALLVVALLVDLGTAANVLAQLHTSVGEALLLCALCLLLLPNAVLCAGAYLLGPGFAVGAGTAVSPTVVVLGPVPMVPLLAALPDSGDVPAWTPWLVAVPVLLAALVAGRHLRRHPAGRWDAAAVRGAGGGVLAGVVLGLLAALAGGAVGPGRMQQVGPVAVEVLVHAVTALGVGGLVGALVVHGWSRRSRRSRRSRRDDTEPAV; this is translated from the coding sequence ATGACCTCGCTGCTGCCGACCCCGGTCCGACCCGGCCGCCCCGGAGGGGGCGACGCCCGCGCCACGCCGGCCGGTGCCGCCCCCCGCCCGGGCCGCCCGCTGGTCGCCGTCGCCGCCCTCGGCGGCCTGGCCGCCGCGCTGGCGCCGCTGGTGGTCTGCCTCGGGATCGGCGTGGTGGGCTGGTTCGCCAGCGATGCCGGCGCCCACGGCACGCCCCGCGACGGGCTCCGGGTCGGCGCCCTGGGCTGGCTGGCCGCCCACGGCTCCGGGGTGCGCGTCGACGGCGTCACCCTGACCGCCCTCCCGCTCGGCCTCACGCTGCTCTGCGCGCTCGTGGCCTGGCGGTTCGCGCTGCGCGTGGGGGAGGCGCTGGCGGGGCACGGACCGGACGCCGACCGGATCGGCGACGGCGAGCGCGACTGGACGGTCGGCGCGGCGGTCGCGGTGCTGACCGCGTCGTACGCCGTGGTGCTCACCGTGGTCCACACCCTCGCCGCCACGCCGGCCACCGCACCGTCCCTGCCCGCCGCCCTGCGCTGGACCCTCGTGCTGGGCCTCGTCGTCGTCCTGCCCGCGGTGGCGGTCGGGTCGGGCCGGGCAGCGATCTGGCTGGCGGCGCTCCCGGGCGTCGTGCGGGAGGTCGCCGACCTGGCCCGCCGGATCGTGGTGGCGTGGTCGCTGGCCGCCCTCGCCCTGCTGGTCGTGGCCCTGCTGGTCGACCTCGGCACCGCCGCCAACGTGCTGGCCCAGCTGCACACGTCGGTCGGCGAGGCGCTGCTGCTCTGCGCGCTGTGCCTGCTGCTGCTGCCCAACGCGGTCCTGTGCGCCGGGGCCTACCTGCTCGGACCCGGCTTCGCGGTCGGCGCCGGCACCGCGGTCTCCCCGACCGTGGTCGTCCTGGGGCCCGTGCCGATGGTGCCGCTGCTCGCCGCGCTGCCCGACAGCGGCGACGTGCCCGCGTGGACCCCGTGGCTGGTGGCCGTGCCGGTGCTGCTCGCTGCGCTGGTCGCCGGGCGCCACCTGCGCCGCCACCCGGCCGGGCGCTGGGACGCGGCCGCCGTCCGCGGTGCCGGTGGCGGGGTGCTGGCCGGGGTGGTCCTCGGGCTGCTCGCCGCGCTCGCCGGTGGAGCGGTCGGCCCCGGTCGGATGCAGCAGGTCGGTCCGGTCGCGGTCGAGGTGCTCGTCCACGCGGTCACCGCGCTCGGGGTCGGCGGGCTGGTCGGGGCCTTGGTCGTCCACGGCTGGTCCCGCCGCTCCCGCCGCTCCCGCCGCTCCCGGCGCGACGACACCGAGCCGGCGGTCTAG
- the purN gene encoding phosphoribosylglycinamide formyltransferase, whose amino-acid sequence MPPPARLVVLVSGSGTNLQALLDACADPAYGAVVVAVGADRDGIEGLARAERAGLPTFVHRVRDHATREEWDAAVTASCQAHQPDLVVSAGFMKLAGEVFLTAFAGRYLNTHPALLPSFPGMHGARDALEHGVKVTGATLFVVDPGVDTGPIVAQAVVPVEDDDDVASLHERIKAAERGMLVEHVGRMAREGFVVDGRRVRIGR is encoded by the coding sequence GTGCCGCCCCCCGCCCGCCTGGTCGTCCTCGTCTCGGGCAGCGGGACCAACCTGCAGGCCCTCCTCGACGCGTGCGCCGACCCGGCGTACGGAGCCGTGGTGGTCGCCGTCGGCGCGGACCGCGACGGCATCGAGGGCCTGGCGCGGGCCGAGCGCGCCGGGCTGCCGACCTTCGTGCACCGGGTCCGCGACCACGCCACCCGCGAGGAGTGGGACGCCGCGGTCACCGCCTCCTGCCAGGCCCACCAGCCCGACCTGGTCGTCTCCGCCGGCTTCATGAAGCTCGCCGGCGAGGTCTTCCTGACCGCCTTCGCCGGCCGCTACCTGAACACCCACCCGGCGCTGCTGCCGTCCTTCCCGGGGATGCACGGCGCCCGCGACGCCCTCGAGCACGGCGTGAAGGTGACCGGCGCGACCCTCTTCGTGGTCGACCCGGGCGTCGACACCGGGCCGATCGTGGCCCAGGCCGTGGTCCCGGTCGAGGACGACGACGACGTGGCGTCGCTGCACGAGCGGATCAAGGCCGCCGAGCGGGGGATGCTCGTCGAGCACGTCGGACGGATGGCGCGCGAGGGCTTCGTCGTCGACGGTCGCCGGGTGCGGATCGGCCGCTGA
- the purH gene encoding bifunctional phosphoribosylaminoimidazolecarboxamide formyltransferase/IMP cyclohydrolase, with protein MTDQIPIRRALVSVYDKTGLEELARGLHEAGVAIVSTGGSAALVEGLGVPVTRVEELTGFPECLDGRVKTLHPRVHAGILADRRLDSHVAQLADLGVEPFDLVVSNLYPFSDTVASGAGPDECVEQIDIGGPSMVRAAAKNHPSVAIVTDPARYADVLAAVAAGGFTLDERRGLAAEAFVHTATYDVAVASWMGSVLTDSSGGEGFPAWLGATWDKAAVLRYGENPHQEAALYRNQQGPSGLAGAEQLHGKEMSYNNYVDTDAARRAASDFERPAVAIIKHANPCGIAVGDDIAAAHQDALACDPVSAFGGVVAANRPVSVAMAEQVADVFTEVVVAPGYEDGALEVLTRKKNIRVLVCENPTGGGEVELRPVSGGLLLQRRDHVDAALPGGVGGDDPSTWTLAAGEAASPEVLADLEFAWRACRAVKSNAILLARDGASVGVGMGQVNRVDSCRLAVSRAGERAAGSVAASDAFFPFEDGPQILLDAGVRAIVQPGGSVRDELTLEACRQAGVTMYLTGTRHFFH; from the coding sequence GTGACCGACCAGATCCCGATCAGGCGCGCCCTGGTGTCCGTCTACGACAAGACCGGGCTCGAGGAGCTCGCCCGCGGCCTGCACGAGGCCGGCGTGGCGATCGTGTCGACCGGCGGCTCCGCCGCCCTGGTCGAGGGCCTCGGCGTCCCGGTCACCCGGGTCGAGGAGCTCACCGGCTTCCCCGAGTGCCTCGACGGCCGCGTGAAGACGCTGCACCCCCGGGTGCACGCGGGGATCCTGGCCGACCGGCGTCTCGACAGCCACGTCGCGCAGCTGGCCGACCTGGGTGTCGAGCCCTTCGACCTCGTCGTGTCCAACCTCTACCCGTTCTCCGACACCGTCGCCTCCGGGGCGGGCCCCGACGAGTGCGTCGAGCAGATCGACATCGGGGGGCCCTCGATGGTGCGCGCCGCCGCCAAGAACCACCCCTCGGTGGCGATCGTCACCGACCCCGCGCGCTACGCCGACGTGCTCGCCGCCGTCGCCGCCGGCGGCTTCACCCTGGACGAGCGCCGGGGCCTGGCCGCGGAGGCGTTCGTGCACACCGCGACCTACGACGTCGCGGTCGCCTCCTGGATGGGCAGCGTGCTCACCGACTCCTCCGGGGGCGAGGGCTTCCCGGCCTGGCTCGGCGCCACCTGGGACAAGGCGGCCGTGCTGCGCTACGGCGAGAACCCGCACCAGGAGGCGGCGCTCTACCGCAACCAGCAGGGGCCCTCGGGCCTGGCCGGCGCCGAGCAGCTGCACGGCAAGGAGATGTCCTACAACAACTACGTCGACACCGACGCCGCCCGCCGCGCCGCCTCGGACTTCGAGCGACCCGCGGTCGCGATCATCAAGCACGCCAACCCCTGCGGGATCGCCGTCGGCGACGACATCGCCGCCGCGCACCAGGACGCCCTGGCCTGCGACCCCGTCTCCGCCTTCGGTGGCGTGGTCGCCGCCAACCGGCCGGTCTCGGTGGCCATGGCCGAGCAGGTCGCCGACGTCTTCACCGAGGTCGTCGTGGCCCCCGGCTACGAGGACGGCGCGCTCGAGGTGCTGACCCGCAAGAAGAACATCCGGGTCCTGGTCTGCGAGAACCCCACCGGCGGCGGTGAGGTCGAGCTGCGCCCGGTGAGCGGGGGCCTGCTGCTCCAGCGGCGCGACCACGTCGACGCCGCGCTGCCCGGCGGCGTCGGCGGCGACGACCCGTCCACGTGGACCCTGGCCGCCGGCGAGGCCGCCTCGCCCGAGGTGCTGGCCGACCTCGAGTTCGCCTGGCGGGCCTGCCGGGCGGTGAAGTCCAACGCCATCCTGCTGGCCAGGGACGGCGCGTCGGTCGGGGTCGGGATGGGCCAAGTCAACCGGGTCGACTCCTGCCGCCTCGCGGTCAGCCGCGCCGGGGAGCGGGCGGCCGGGTCCGTGGCGGCCTCCGACGCCTTCTTCCCCTTCGAGGACGGCCCGCAGATCCTGCTCGACGCCGGGGTGCGCGCGATCGTCCAGCCCGGCGGGTCGGTGCGCGACGAGCTCACGCTGGAGGCCTGCCGTCAGGCGGGGGTGACGATGTACCTCACCGGCACCCGACACTTCTTCCACTGA
- a CDS encoding dihydroxyacetone kinase subunit DhaK: MPTRFFDDPDQTVPQMLEALARTRPVRVSGAGSGVMAVVRADLDPRQVAVVSGGGSGHEPAHAGLVGEGLLAAAVCGDFFASPSVEAVLSVVREVTGPAGCLLVVKNYTGDRLNFGLAAERARAEGLEVEVVVVADDVALPDNPQPRGLAGTVLVHKVAGHHARRGADLATVAAAARRTAGDCLTLSLALSSALLPGQSGERRSAELGLGIHNETGARDVDPSGADDAVGLVLDALLPVVDERHGADAPLVVLLNDTGGCTTQELAVLATDVLRALGRRARLLVGPAPLMTSVDMHGFSLTLLPYDDELAAALLEPVVPADWPGASPVAEPVTFAPQHSAEPDWGAGERDEAVGTGLRAAATALLDARERLDELDAAVGDGDAGATIGRGARAVAEALDADRLSTGSPALLCRELAALVEQSMGGSSGVVLSILLTATAGGLEDGDDVTAALRAGLERVRVHGDAEVGGRTMVDALSPATDALPEGLDAAARAAREGADGTAEVTTTGVGRSSYLRAEVLRGVVDPGAEAVATGLEAWAASRG; this comes from the coding sequence GTGCCGACCCGCTTCTTCGACGACCCCGACCAGACCGTCCCGCAGATGCTCGAGGCGCTGGCCCGGACCCGCCCGGTGCGGGTGAGCGGGGCCGGCTCGGGCGTGATGGCGGTGGTCCGCGCCGACCTCGACCCCCGCCAGGTGGCGGTCGTCTCGGGTGGAGGGTCGGGCCACGAGCCGGCCCACGCCGGGCTGGTGGGGGAGGGCCTGCTGGCCGCCGCGGTCTGCGGGGACTTCTTCGCCTCCCCGTCGGTCGAGGCGGTGCTGAGCGTGGTGCGCGAGGTCACCGGGCCGGCCGGCTGCCTGCTGGTGGTCAAGAACTACACCGGTGACCGGCTCAACTTCGGACTCGCCGCGGAACGGGCGCGCGCCGAGGGCCTCGAGGTCGAGGTGGTCGTGGTCGCCGACGACGTGGCCCTGCCCGACAACCCCCAGCCGCGCGGGCTGGCCGGCACCGTCCTGGTCCACAAGGTCGCCGGCCACCACGCCCGGCGGGGCGCGGACCTGGCGACCGTCGCCGCGGCGGCCCGGCGTACGGCCGGGGACTGCCTGACCCTCAGCCTGGCCCTGTCCTCCGCCCTGCTGCCGGGCCAGTCCGGCGAGCGCCGCAGCGCCGAGCTGGGCCTGGGGATCCACAACGAGACCGGCGCGCGGGACGTCGACCCGTCGGGCGCGGACGACGCGGTCGGGCTCGTGCTGGACGCGCTGCTGCCCGTCGTCGACGAGCGGCACGGCGCGGACGCCCCGCTGGTGGTGCTCCTCAACGACACCGGCGGCTGCACCACGCAGGAGCTGGCGGTGCTGGCCACCGACGTGCTCCGCGCCCTCGGCCGGCGGGCCCGGCTGCTCGTCGGGCCGGCGCCGCTGATGACGTCGGTCGACATGCACGGCTTCTCGCTGACCCTGCTGCCCTACGACGACGAGCTCGCCGCCGCGCTGCTCGAGCCGGTGGTGCCCGCCGACTGGCCGGGCGCCTCGCCGGTGGCGGAGCCGGTCACGTTCGCGCCGCAGCACTCGGCCGAGCCCGACTGGGGCGCGGGGGAGCGGGACGAGGCCGTCGGGACCGGCCTGCGGGCCGCCGCCACCGCGCTGCTCGACGCCCGGGAGCGGCTCGACGAGCTCGACGCCGCCGTCGGCGACGGTGACGCGGGCGCCACGATCGGACGGGGCGCGCGGGCGGTCGCCGAGGCGCTGGACGCGGACCGGCTCTCGACCGGGAGCCCCGCGCTCCTGTGCCGCGAGCTGGCGGCGCTGGTCGAGCAGAGCATGGGCGGCTCGTCGGGCGTGGTGCTGTCGATCCTGCTGACCGCGACCGCGGGCGGGCTGGAGGACGGCGACGACGTGACCGCGGCCCTGCGCGCCGGCCTCGAGCGGGTGCGGGTGCACGGCGACGCCGAGGTGGGCGGACGGACCATGGTCGACGCGCTGTCCCCGGCGACCGACGCGCTGCCCGAGGGCCTCGACGCCGCGGCCCGCGCCGCCCGGGAGGGCGCGGACGGGACCGCCGAGGTGACCACCACCGGCGTGGGCCGCTCGAGCTACCTGCGCGCCGAGGTGCTGCGCGGCGTCGTCGACCCCGGCGCCGAGGCCGTCGCCACCGGCCTCGAGGCCTGGGCGGCGTCCCGGGGCTGA
- a CDS encoding bifunctional methylenetetrahydrofolate dehydrogenase/methenyltetrahydrofolate cyclohydrolase — MTAQTLDGTATLKAIKAELTTRVEALRAAGVVPGLGTVLVGDDPGSHWYVGAKHKDCAEIGIESLRVDLPASATQAEVEAEIDRLNADPACTGFLVQQPTGLDEYALLSRVDPDKDVDGLHPVNLGRLVLGERGSLPCTPVGVIELLRRHGVELRGAEVCVVGRGLTVGRPLGLLLTRRSENATTTLCHTGTRDLAKHVREADVVVAAAGVPGIITAAMVKPGAAVLDVGVSRVDGKIAGDVAPDVWDVAGWVSPNPGGVGPMTRAMLLSNVVEIAERAAGTGPGAAGS; from the coding sequence GTGACTGCGCAGACGCTGGACGGCACCGCCACGCTCAAGGCCATCAAGGCCGAGCTCACGACCCGGGTGGAGGCGCTCCGCGCCGCGGGCGTCGTGCCCGGCCTGGGCACGGTGCTGGTCGGCGACGACCCCGGGTCGCACTGGTACGTCGGCGCCAAGCACAAGGACTGCGCCGAGATCGGGATCGAGTCGCTGCGCGTCGACCTCCCCGCGAGCGCCACCCAGGCCGAGGTCGAGGCGGAGATCGACCGCCTCAACGCCGACCCCGCCTGCACCGGTTTCCTGGTCCAGCAGCCCACCGGTCTCGACGAGTACGCCCTGCTCTCCCGCGTCGACCCCGACAAGGACGTCGACGGCCTGCACCCGGTGAACCTCGGCCGGCTGGTGCTGGGCGAGCGGGGCTCGCTGCCCTGCACCCCGGTCGGCGTGATCGAGCTGCTGCGCCGGCACGGCGTGGAGCTGCGCGGTGCCGAGGTCTGCGTGGTCGGACGCGGGCTGACCGTCGGCCGTCCGCTCGGGCTGCTGCTCACGCGCCGCAGCGAGAACGCCACCACCACGCTGTGCCACACCGGCACCCGGGACCTCGCCAAGCACGTCCGCGAGGCAGACGTGGTCGTCGCCGCCGCCGGCGTGCCGGGGATCATCACCGCGGCGATGGTGAAGCCGGGTGCGGCCGTGCTCGACGTCGGCGTGTCCCGCGTCGACGGCAAGATCGCCGGCGACGTCGCCCCCGACGTCTGGGACGTGGCCGGGTGGGTCTCGCCCAACCCGGGCGGGGTCGGGCCGATGACCCGGGCGATGCTGCTCAGCAACGTCGTCGAGATCGCCGAGCGGGCGGCCGGGACCGGCCCGGGCGCCGCCGGCTCGTGA
- a CDS encoding DUF3017 domain-containing protein, protein MNEPLEDRRHPSTIGGALYLLVLAVVAAGLGLTLSDWRLGIKVVAGALSGAALARLVLPRRDAGMLAVRHRFTDVSVLVGVSVALWVLADTIPNQPGT, encoded by the coding sequence GTGAACGAGCCGCTCGAGGACCGCCGGCACCCCTCCACCATCGGCGGGGCGCTCTACCTCCTCGTCCTCGCGGTGGTGGCCGCCGGCCTGGGCCTGACCCTGTCGGACTGGCGCCTGGGCATCAAGGTCGTCGCCGGCGCGCTGTCCGGCGCGGCCCTGGCCCGCCTCGTGCTGCCCCGGCGTGACGCCGGCATGCTGGCCGTGCGGCACCGGTTCACCGACGTGTCGGTCCTGGTCGGCGTCTCGGTCGCGCTGTGGGTGCTGGCCGACACGATCCCGAACCAGCCCGGCACCTGA
- a CDS encoding malate dehydrogenase, whose amino-acid sequence MSSTPLKVAVTGAAGQIGYSLLFRLASGALGDRPVELRLLEITPALKALEGVVMELDDCAFPTLAGVEIGDDAEKVFDGVNLALLVGARPRGPGMERGDLLEANGAIFTAQGKALNKVAADDVRIGVTGNPANTNALIALSNAPDIPTDRFSALTRLDHNRAISQLAAKTGAPVTDITRMTIWGNHSATQYPDLFHAEVGGRNAAEVVGDQRWLEDDFIPTVAKRGAAIIEARGSSSAASAASATIDAARDWLFGSAKDDWVSMAVLSDGSYGVPEGIVSSFPVTTKDGDWEIVQGLEIDDFSRGRIDASTAELSEERATVTELGLI is encoded by the coding sequence GTGAGCTCTACCCCGTTGAAGGTCGCCGTCACCGGTGCCGCCGGTCAGATCGGCTACAGCCTGCTCTTCCGCCTCGCCAGCGGAGCGCTGGGCGACCGGCCCGTGGAGCTGCGCCTGCTCGAGATCACGCCCGCGCTGAAGGCGCTCGAGGGCGTCGTCATGGAGCTCGACGACTGCGCCTTCCCGACCCTGGCCGGCGTCGAGATCGGCGACGACGCCGAGAAGGTCTTCGACGGCGTCAACCTCGCCCTGCTCGTCGGCGCCCGCCCCCGCGGACCCGGCATGGAGCGCGGCGACCTGCTCGAGGCCAACGGCGCGATCTTCACCGCGCAGGGCAAGGCCCTGAACAAGGTCGCGGCCGACGACGTCCGCATCGGCGTGACCGGCAACCCCGCCAACACCAACGCGCTGATCGCGCTCAGCAACGCCCCCGACATCCCGACCGACCGCTTCTCGGCGCTGACCCGGCTCGACCACAACCGGGCCATCTCGCAGCTCGCCGCGAAGACCGGCGCCCCGGTCACCGACATCACCAGGATGACGATCTGGGGCAACCACTCCGCCACCCAGTACCCCGACCTCTTCCACGCCGAGGTCGGCGGCCGGAACGCCGCCGAGGTCGTCGGCGACCAGCGCTGGCTCGAGGACGACTTCATCCCCACCGTCGCCAAGCGCGGCGCCGCGATCATCGAGGCCCGCGGCTCGTCCTCGGCCGCCTCGGCAGCGTCGGCGACCATCGACGCCGCCCGCGACTGGCTGTTCGGCTCCGCGAAGGACGACTGGGTCTCGATGGCCGTGCTCTCCGACGGCTCCTACGGGGTCCCCGAGGGCATCGTGTCGTCGTTCCCGGTCACCACGAAGGACGGCGACTGGGAGATCGTCCAGGGCCTGGAGATCGACGACTTCTCCCGCGGCCGGATCGACGCCTCGACCGCCGAGCTGTCCGAGGAGCGCGCCACGGTCACCGAGCTCGGCCTCATCTGA
- a CDS encoding NADP-dependent isocitrate dehydrogenase produces MAEKPATIVYTHTDEAPLLATYSLLPIVEAYAAKAGVEVETRDISLAGRILAQFPDRLTEEQRVEDALAELGALATQPEANIIKLPNISASVPQLKAAIKELQGQGFDLPAYPENPQSEEDKEVRARYDKVKGSAVNPVLREGNSDRRAPASVKGYAKKYPHSMGAWSADSRTNVATMGKDDFFDNEKSVVIEGEDTLSIVHVATDGTETVLRESVPVLPGEVVDATFMNVAALRRFLTEQIARAKAEDVLFSVHLKATMMKVSDPIIFGHAVQAFFPTLFEQYGPQLREAGISPNDGLGALLSAVGDLPDGEAIKASVEQGLADGPAMAMVDDRKGITNLHVPSDVIIDASMPAMIRTSGHMWNPAGEEQDCLAVIPDSSYASVYQTVIDDCRAHGAFDPSTMGSVPNVGLMAKAAEEYGSHDKTFEVPAAGQVRVVSSDGTVLLEHDVEPGDVWRACQTKDEPIRDWVKLAVTRARASGSPAIFWLDEARAHDANLIAKVKQYLPEHDTDGLTIEIMTPADATAYSLERIRRGEDTISVTGNVLRDYNTDLFPILEVGTSAKMLSIVPLMNGGGLFETGAGGSAPKHVQQLIQENYLRWDSLGEFFALAASFEHLAGYADNPRAQVLADTLDRATATFLEEDRSPSRKVGGLDNRGSHFYLALYWARELAAQDDDAELAADFAALAERLGAHEQTIVDELAAVQGSPADVGGYFRPDDAKADAVMRPSATLNEDLASL; encoded by the coding sequence ATGGCCGAGAAGCCCGCCACGATCGTCTACACCCACACCGACGAGGCGCCGCTGCTGGCGACGTACTCGCTCCTGCCGATCGTCGAGGCGTACGCCGCCAAGGCCGGCGTGGAGGTCGAGACCCGCGACATCTCCCTGGCCGGGCGGATCCTCGCGCAGTTCCCCGACCGCCTCACCGAGGAGCAGCGCGTCGAGGACGCGCTGGCCGAGCTGGGCGCGCTGGCCACACAGCCCGAGGCCAACATCATCAAGCTGCCCAACATCTCCGCCTCCGTCCCGCAGCTCAAGGCCGCGATCAAGGAGCTGCAGGGGCAGGGCTTCGACCTCCCGGCCTACCCCGAGAACCCGCAGTCGGAGGAGGACAAGGAGGTCCGTGCCCGCTACGACAAGGTCAAGGGCTCCGCGGTCAACCCGGTCCTGCGTGAGGGCAACTCCGACCGGCGCGCGCCGGCCTCGGTGAAGGGCTACGCCAAGAAGTACCCCCACTCGATGGGCGCCTGGTCCGCCGACTCCCGCACCAACGTCGCCACGATGGGCAAGGACGACTTCTTCGACAACGAGAAGTCGGTCGTGATCGAGGGCGAGGACACGCTCTCGATCGTGCACGTCGCGACCGACGGCACCGAGACCGTGCTCCGGGAGTCCGTGCCGGTGCTGCCCGGCGAGGTCGTGGACGCCACCTTCATGAACGTCGCGGCCCTGCGCCGCTTCCTGACCGAGCAGATCGCCCGCGCCAAGGCCGAGGACGTGCTGTTCTCGGTGCACCTCAAGGCCACGATGATGAAGGTCTCCGACCCGATCATCTTCGGCCACGCCGTGCAGGCGTTCTTCCCGACGCTCTTCGAGCAGTACGGCCCGCAGCTGCGCGAGGCCGGCATCTCGCCCAACGACGGGCTCGGTGCGCTGCTGTCCGCGGTCGGCGACCTCCCCGACGGCGAGGCGATCAAGGCCTCGGTCGAGCAGGGCCTGGCCGACGGCCCGGCGATGGCGATGGTGGACGACCGCAAGGGCATCACCAACCTGCACGTGCCCTCGGACGTCATCATCGACGCCTCGATGCCGGCGATGATCCGCACCTCGGGCCACATGTGGAACCCGGCCGGGGAGGAGCAGGACTGCCTCGCGGTCATCCCGGACTCCTCCTACGCCAGCGTCTACCAGACCGTGATCGACGACTGCCGCGCCCACGGCGCCTTCGACCCCTCGACCATGGGCTCGGTGCCCAACGTCGGGCTGATGGCGAAGGCGGCCGAGGAGTACGGCTCCCACGACAAGACCTTCGAGGTCCCCGCGGCCGGCCAGGTCCGCGTCGTCTCCTCCGACGGCACCGTGCTGCTCGAGCACGACGTCGAGCCCGGTGACGTCTGGCGCGCGTGCCAGACCAAGGACGAGCCGATCCGCGACTGGGTCAAGCTGGCCGTCACCCGCGCCCGCGCCAGCGGGTCCCCGGCGATCTTCTGGCTCGACGAGGCCCGCGCGCACGACGCCAACCTGATCGCGAAGGTGAAGCAGTACCTGCCCGAGCACGACACCGACGGGCTCACGATCGAGATCATGACGCCGGCCGACGCGACGGCGTACTCGCTCGAGCGGATCCGCCGCGGCGAGGACACCATCTCGGTGACCGGCAACGTGCTGCGCGACTACAACACCGACCTGTTCCCCATCCTCGAGGTCGGCACCTCGGCCAAGATGCTCTCGATCGTGCCGCTGATGAACGGCGGCGGCCTCTTCGAGACCGGTGCCGGCGGGTCGGCGCCCAAGCACGTGCAGCAGCTGATCCAGGAGAACTACCTGCGCTGGGACAGCCTGGGCGAGTTCTTCGCCCTCGCCGCCTCCTTCGAGCACCTCGCCGGCTACGCCGACAACCCGCGCGCGCAGGTGCTCGCCGACACCCTGGACCGGGCGACGGCGACCTTCCTCGAGGAGGACCGGTCCCCGAGCCGCAAGGTCGGCGGCCTCGACAACCGCGGCTCGCACTTCTACCTCGCGCTCTACTGGGCCCGCGAGCTGGCGGCGCAGGACGACGACGCCGAGCTGGCCGCCGACTTCGCCGCCCTGGCCGAGCGCCTGGGCGCGCACGAGCAGACGATCGTCGACGAGCTCGCCGCGGTGCAGGGCAGCCCGGCCGACGTCGGCGGCTACTTCCGCCCCGACGACGCGAAGGCGGACGCGGTCATGCGCCCGTCGGCGACGCTGAACGAGGACCTCGCCTCCCTCTGA